In one window of Acanthochromis polyacanthus isolate Apoly-LR-REF ecotype Palm Island chromosome 8, KAUST_Apoly_ChrSc, whole genome shotgun sequence DNA:
- the LOC110946439 gene encoding sulfide:quinone oxidoreductase, mitochondrial-like yields the protein MTLCMCKNRVLWFRPRMAALRRLGQCPSTGILISQLHTSSRASAKQHYKMLVLGGGSGGITMSARMKRMMGAENVAVVEPSEMHYYQPIWTLVGAGAKTVASSGRPTASVMPSGVKWVKSKVQEINPDTNTVRTDDGTEISYEYLIVGLGLQLHYEKIKGLPEGFEHPKIGSNYSVQTVEKTWKALQNFKEGNAVFTFPNSPVKCPGAPQKIMYLSDAFLRKTGKREKAKVIYNTSLPVLFGVKKYADSLWDVVKRRDLQVNLRQNLIEVRADKQEAVFENLDKPGETKVIKYEMLHVAPPMGPHLVIKGSPLADEAGWLDLNKETLQHNKYPNVFGIGDCSNLPTPKTAAAVAAQSAILNRTISKVLKNEKPDKKYDGYTSCPLVTSYNTVILAEFDYNLQPLETFPINQAKERRLMYHLKADVMPHLYWHGLLRGLWGGPGPYRKVFHLGMK from the exons ATGACCTTATGTATGTGCAAGAACCGTGTCCTATGGTTCAGGCCCAGAATGGCTGCGCTACGTCGTCTGGGGCAATGCCCCTCCACGGGCATCCTTATCTCCCAGCTTCACACGAGCAGCCGTGCCTCTGCCAAACAACATTACAAAATGCTTGTTCTTGGAGGAGGAAGTGGGGGCATTACAATGAGTGCACggatgaagaggatgatggGAGCTGAGAATGTGGCCGTTGTGGAGCCCAGTGAG ATGCACTACTACCAGCCAATATGGACCCTGGTTGGTGCCGGTGCAAAAACTGTCGCCTCATCAGGTCGTCCCACTGCAAGTGTTATGCCGTCTGGAGTGAAGTGGGTGAAATCCAAAGTTCAGGAAATAAACCCAGACACAAATACTGTCCGGACAGATGACGGGACTGAA ATCTCCTATGAATATCTGATTGTGGGTCTTGGTTTACAACTCCATTATGAGAAG ATCAAAGGACTGCCAGAGGGGTTTGAACATCCAAAGATAGGGTCAAACTACTCAGTCCAAACtgtggagaaaacatggaaagcCTTGCAGAATTTCAAAGAGGGCAATGCTGTGTTCACTTTCCCAAATTCTCCTGTGAAATGTCCTGGAGCTCCACAGAAGATCATGTATCTATCAGATGCCTTTCTCAGAAAG ACAGGAAAAAGGGAAAAGGCCAAAGTAATATACAACACTTCCCTACCTGTGCTTTTTGGGGTCAAGAAATATGCTGACTCACTGTGGGACGTCGTGAAACGTCGTGACCTACAAGTGAACCTCAGGCAGAACCTGATTGAAGTGCGGGCAGACAAGCAAGAGGCTGTGTTTGAAAATCTTGATAAACCAGGTGAAACCAAAGTGATTAAG TATGAAATGCTTCATGTTGCACCACCAATGGGACCCCATTTGGTGATTAAAGGAAGTCCACTGGCTGATGAGGCTGGATGGTTGGATCTCAACAAAGAGACCCTACAACATAACAAGTATCCCAATGTGTTTGGGATTGGTGACTGCTCTAACCTGCCCACAccaaaaactgctgcagctgtcG CGGCACAGTCTGCTATCTTGAACAGAACGATCAGCAAAGTACTGAAAAATGAGAAGCCTGATAAGAAG TACGATGGGTACACGTCGTGTCCATTGGTCACAAGCTACAACACAGTAATTCTGGCAGAGTTTGACTACAATTTACAACCACTGGAAACATTCCCCATCAACCAAGCCAAAGAAAGGAGACTAATGTACCACTTGAAGGCTGATGTGATGCCTCACCTCTACTGGCATGGGCTTCTTCG GGGCCTGTGGGGTGGACCAGGACCTTACAGGAAAGTCTTTCATCTGGGAATGAAATGA